A genomic window from Pseudanabaena yagii GIHE-NHR1 includes:
- a CDS encoding acyltransferase, which yields MKPKLILKWLFWQYQRSRLGAIGKSADVSILADIRGNKKKIFIGNNVNVGKYASLEADPSEGDKSTITIGDNTLISSFAILRTYGGKIQIGHSSFVNSFTVLYGHGDLIIGNGCLIGPQVTIVPVNYGLQDRNIPFRQQTPTLKGIIIEDDVWIGAGATILDGCTIGKGSVIGAGAVVTKSVEPYSIVGGIPAKKIRMRE from the coding sequence ATGAAGCCCAAATTGATTTTGAAGTGGCTTTTTTGGCAATACCAAAGATCTCGATTAGGTGCGATTGGTAAATCTGCTGATGTAAGTATATTGGCAGATATACGTGGTAATAAGAAAAAAATTTTTATTGGCAATAATGTCAATGTCGGCAAATATGCGTCACTGGAAGCAGATCCATCTGAAGGAGATAAATCCACAATTACTATTGGCGACAATACTCTAATTAGCTCATTTGCTATCCTCCGAACCTATGGTGGCAAGATTCAGATTGGACATTCATCTTTTGTAAACTCATTCACGGTTCTTTATGGACATGGAGATCTGATTATTGGTAATGGTTGCTTGATTGGTCCACAGGTAACTATTGTTCCTGTTAACTATGGATTACAAGATCGTAATATTCCATTTAGGCAGCAGACTCCCACCTTAAAAGGAATCATCATTGAAGATGATGTTTGGATTGGAGCAGGTGCAACCATTCTAGACGGATGTACAATTGGTAAAGGCTCGGTGATCGGGGCTGGAGCAGTTGTCACGAAAAGTGTAGAACCCTATTCTATTGTTGGTGGGATACCTGCTAAAAAGATTAGGATGCGAGAGTAA
- a CDS encoding glycosyltransferase family 87 protein codes for MTNKQLDDYKSTSQLHRFTNYIPSLLIYSLLLAIIVLLPLFFWHLRKINAAPFLNFTRLNGMPFEIFGGLASFTIALITWFEIKKRGYKSLKEIFPPIAGLLVSLNFLFNISESTFDWRFKSDYIAFELGAKAIVNGINPYINQDTPYVYPPLVGQVMAFIHPIVTHIPFLPIDNDDQGWQIIFYLFQCCQFLLVILAYYLTYEFARRMNLGSIPASIIVASLFLFNNSVLRTLNFHQTNLWILNCFLVAFLVQRSYPFISGFAVALGIHIKLYPFILILPWIAMRRWLLLIATSIGIGAIAILQTNFGRDWTLIKYFLDYMKNVSKPTPYRNNSINSVIYNFFKIPNKLNNTSFDIVPIIVTLITLGILVWFTIRFIQREKIYKELGQYTIAESPDSWDEAFRFYGHSMDAIALGLLISPSVYEHHYIVAIPVALWAIITRRSDKPIPVAIGIFLVFCVPTFDIFPISFHRLIGIIMIVYFTNPDSIKNYFLQQIRRSKKLLDSDISNKLQQEG; via the coding sequence ATGACAAACAAACAATTAGATGATTATAAAAGTACATCTCAATTACATAGATTCACAAATTACATACCCTCTCTACTGATTTATTCTTTACTGTTAGCAATCATTGTCTTGTTACCACTTTTCTTTTGGCACTTAAGAAAGATAAATGCAGCACCATTTCTAAACTTTACAAGATTAAATGGAATGCCATTTGAAATATTCGGAGGACTAGCCTCATTTACTATTGCCTTGATTACTTGGTTTGAAATCAAAAAAAGAGGATATAAAAGCTTAAAAGAAATATTTCCACCGATAGCAGGACTATTGGTAAGTTTGAATTTTCTTTTTAATATTTCCGAATCAACTTTTGATTGGAGATTTAAATCGGATTATATTGCTTTTGAACTTGGAGCTAAGGCGATAGTTAATGGAATTAATCCATACATCAATCAGGATACTCCTTATGTCTATCCACCTTTAGTAGGACAGGTAATGGCATTCATACATCCCATAGTAACTCACATACCATTCCTACCTATTGATAATGACGATCAAGGTTGGCAAATAATTTTTTATCTGTTTCAATGTTGTCAGTTTCTACTAGTTATTTTAGCTTATTACCTAACCTATGAATTCGCTAGAAGAATGAATTTAGGCTCGATTCCTGCTTCTATAATTGTTGCATCACTATTTTTATTTAATAACTCAGTTCTTAGAACTTTAAATTTTCATCAAACCAATCTGTGGATATTAAACTGTTTTCTAGTTGCATTTCTTGTCCAAAGAAGCTATCCATTCATTAGTGGATTTGCTGTAGCACTTGGGATTCACATTAAGCTATATCCATTCATTTTAATTCTTCCTTGGATTGCTATGAGAAGATGGCTACTTCTTATAGCAACATCTATCGGCATAGGTGCTATTGCTATATTACAGACAAATTTTGGGCGAGACTGGACATTAATAAAGTATTTTCTGGATTACATGAAAAATGTCAGCAAGCCAACTCCTTACCGAAACAATAGTATTAACAGCGTAATTTATAACTTCTTTAAGATACCTAATAAATTAAACAATACTTCTTTTGATATTGTTCCAATTATTGTTACTCTAATTACATTAGGAATTTTAGTTTGGTTCACTATTCGGTTTATTCAGAGAGAAAAAATTTATAAAGAATTAGGGCAATATACGATCGCGGAAAGTCCAGATAGTTGGGATGAGGCATTTAGATTCTACGGGCATTCTATGGACGCTATTGCATTAGGTCTATTAATTTCACCATCAGTTTATGAACATCATTATATTGTTGCAATTCCAGTAGCACTATGGGCGATTATAACGAGAAGATCAGATAAACCTATACCAGTAGCAATTGGCATTTTCTTAGTTTTTTGTGTACCTACTTTTGATATTTTTCCCATTAGTTTTCATCGATTAATTGGAATAATCATGATTGTATATTTTACTAATCCAGATTCAATAAAAAATTACTTCCTACAACAAATTAGAAGGTCAAAAAAACTTCTAGATTCAGATATATCTAATAAACTACAGCAAGAAGGATAA
- a CDS encoding class I SAM-dependent methyltransferase has product MINFKYIGKELDGFAQATNWKNYIKFLIAEFIHGYVLEVGAGIGNNTTMFLNCQYYKWLCLEPDDALLQVLKLNFNLSQSTKHNFLNGTINNLEKNILFDSILYIDVLEHIYKDNSELIKATQLLNTNGSLIVLSPAHQCLFSSFDSSIGHYRRYNKSMIRKILPHNIEITKLIYLDCVGLIANIVNKLFLKQRTPSLKQIQFWDNFMVPISRKIDPLIFYSLGKSVLLIGKKSA; this is encoded by the coding sequence ATGATTAACTTTAAATACATTGGCAAAGAATTAGATGGTTTTGCTCAAGCAACTAATTGGAAAAATTATATAAAGTTTTTAATAGCCGAGTTTATTCATGGTTATGTATTAGAGGTTGGTGCAGGCATAGGGAATAACACTACTATGTTTTTAAATTGCCAATACTATAAATGGTTATGTTTAGAACCAGATGATGCTCTTTTACAAGTTTTAAAATTAAACTTTAATTTATCTCAGTCAACTAAACATAATTTTCTAAATGGAACTATTAATAATCTTGAGAAAAATATTTTATTTGATTCAATCTTATACATAGATGTATTAGAACACATATACAAAGATAACTCAGAACTTATTAAAGCTACTCAGTTATTAAATACTAATGGTAGCTTGATTGTTTTAAGTCCAGCTCATCAATGCCTTTTTTCCTCATTCGATTCTAGTATTGGTCATTATCGTCGTTACAACAAATCAATGATAAGAAAAATCTTGCCACATAATATTGAAATCACAAAGTTAATTTATTTAGATTGCGTTGGATTGATAGCAAATATTGTTAACAAATTATTCTTAAAACAAAGAACACCGTCACTAAAACAGATCCAATTTTGGGATAATTTTATGGTTCCTATATCCAGAAAAATTGATCCATTGATTTTCTACAGTTTAGGGAAGTCAGTTTTACTAATAGGCAAAAAATCTGCTTGA
- a CDS encoding GtrA family protein yields MKSKFFNIFSRYPIYFIVGGFVTLVTIVLRDFIGRFLYGSAWEYVMSIAIVYVVGTILSYFLQSRFTFKDNKKKTRSFKYKFSYYTVVQLLGMGVTIVFSLLIRYLLFPITILAQFRDTIAFIIASLIASIVTYGISKVYIFKEISSKK; encoded by the coding sequence ATGAAAAGCAAATTTTTTAATATATTTTCTAGATACCCTATCTACTTTATAGTAGGTGGTTTTGTAACTTTAGTAACTATTGTTCTACGTGATTTTATTGGCAGGTTCTTATATGGTTCTGCTTGGGAATATGTCATGTCTATTGCTATTGTGTATGTAGTTGGCACTATCCTAAGTTATTTTTTGCAAAGTAGATTTACATTCAAAGACAACAAAAAGAAAACTCGTTCATTTAAATATAAATTTTCTTACTATACAGTTGTACAACTATTAGGCATGGGAGTCACAATTGTGTTTTCTCTATTAATTCGTTATCTCCTATTCCCAATAACTATACTAGCTCAGTTTCGAGATACTATTGCTTTTATAATTGCGTCATTAATTGCTTCTATAGTGACCTATGGAATTAGTAAAGTTTATATTTTCAAAGAAATAAGTTCAAAAAAATAG
- a CDS encoding glycosyltransferase, whose protein sequence is MSNTIKKLIVLIPSFNDWEALEILLPLIDEVKFTQAVNLEIVIVDDYSTAPIPTSLANQQYHQIQAVNILRLRCNLGHQRAIAVGLCHIYQKLSTDLVIVMDGDGEDNPFEIDNLLNIFDKTDQNKIIFAKRSKRSENFTFKTFYSIYKRIYRLLVGKEISFGNFSLIPYSILKNIVVISGIWNHYSSSIQRSRIPYIEVAIPRARRLAGQPKMNLVSLVTHGLSSIAVYGDVVGTRILMVVVTLLAIALLVLLITIVVKFGTNLAIPGWATNVFGFIILTLFQLVLTGIIFSMIILSTRNSSNFIPIRDYKYFIDSFLSIKS, encoded by the coding sequence ATGAGTAATACAATAAAGAAATTAATCGTACTTATTCCATCGTTCAATGACTGGGAAGCTTTAGAGATATTGCTTCCTTTGATTGATGAAGTAAAGTTTACTCAAGCAGTGAACTTAGAAATAGTCATTGTTGATGACTATTCAACAGCTCCAATACCAACATCTTTGGCTAATCAGCAGTACCATCAAATTCAAGCTGTTAATATTCTTAGACTACGCTGCAACCTTGGTCATCAAAGAGCGATCGCTGTCGGTCTGTGCCACATATATCAAAAATTATCCACAGACTTAGTTATTGTCATGGATGGAGATGGAGAAGATAATCCTTTTGAAATCGACAACTTGCTCAATATCTTTGACAAAACAGATCAAAATAAAATTATTTTTGCTAAGCGAAGCAAACGATCTGAAAATTTCACATTCAAAACATTTTACTCAATTTACAAGAGGATTTATCGATTACTTGTAGGGAAAGAAATAAGTTTTGGTAATTTCAGTTTAATTCCTTATTCAATATTAAAAAATATAGTAGTTATCTCAGGAATTTGGAATCACTATTCATCAAGTATTCAGCGCTCTCGCATCCCCTATATTGAAGTAGCTATACCTAGAGCAAGGCGATTAGCTGGTCAGCCGAAAATGAATCTTGTATCGCTCGTAACACATGGGCTAAGCTCGATCGCTGTGTATGGTGATGTTGTAGGGACGAGAATTTTAATGGTTGTTGTTACCCTATTAGCCATCGCATTGCTAGTGTTGCTTATCACTATAGTAGTTAAATTTGGCACAAACTTAGCAATACCAGGTTGGGCTACTAACGTATTTGGCTTTATAATTTTAACTTTATTTCAGCTTGTACTTACAGGAATTATCTTTAGTATGATTATTCTATCTACACGTAATAGCTCTAACTTCATTCCTATCCGTGATTATAAATACTTCATTGATAGTTTTTTGTCGATAAAATCATGA
- a CDS encoding acyltransferase family protein, with protein sequence MSNTEKIDNKHRDTRLDLIKAISICLVLILHIRPVRIISEDTLGYSGIANFILDQIYLISTPLAVPLFILTSLFLLIAKLQSTGIEYCINRCKRLFEIFVFWTTIHISIYYCISFIQSLWSHTTFSWYIPNLQIYQLLSGTSPPLPIVGDSVFYFIVVLIVLTVMTYYFLKIKSHNIKNNIALSLIVLSLVYFEILNVTGTYIAYWRLDNFIVYIPIAYFLFNQQNERIRKKYVLLLYLCFFVFGCQDVLLRSYHVNIGLYARVSIVCGALAVFTSCTNINSLKSNQIVIFLSKFSLGIFAIHKYYLYILTIITVNLFSILGWSNSVLIMGLPIDLQAVFNALPTIILTLATVHLLSYSSLQKFVK encoded by the coding sequence ATGTCAAACACAGAAAAAATAGATAATAAGCATAGAGACACTAGATTAGATCTTATAAAAGCAATCAGTATTTGTCTTGTGTTGATCTTACATATAAGACCAGTACGTATAATTAGTGAAGATACATTAGGTTATTCTGGGATTGCAAATTTTATTCTCGATCAAATATATTTAATATCAACCCCATTAGCAGTACCTTTATTTATTTTAACATCTTTATTTTTGTTAATAGCAAAATTGCAATCTACAGGTATTGAATATTGTATAAATAGATGTAAGCGTTTGTTTGAGATATTTGTTTTTTGGACAACTATACATATTTCTATTTACTACTGCATATCATTTATACAATCGCTATGGTCACATACAACTTTTTCTTGGTACATACCTAATCTTCAAATATACCAATTGTTATCTGGAACTTCTCCACCATTACCTATAGTTGGTGATTCAGTGTTTTACTTTATAGTTGTTCTTATTGTTTTAACAGTAATGACCTATTATTTTTTGAAAATTAAATCACACAACATTAAAAACAATATAGCTTTATCATTAATCGTATTATCCCTAGTCTATTTTGAAATATTAAATGTTACAGGAACATATATAGCTTATTGGAGATTGGACAATTTTATTGTTTATATTCCAATAGCTTATTTTTTATTTAATCAACAAAATGAAAGAATCAGAAAGAAGTATGTATTATTGCTATACCTATGCTTTTTTGTGTTTGGATGCCAAGATGTTTTATTGAGGTCATATCATGTAAATATTGGTCTTTATGCTCGAGTTTCAATAGTTTGTGGAGCTTTAGCAGTTTTTACTAGTTGTACCAATATTAATTCTCTAAAATCAAATCAAATTGTTATTTTTTTGTCGAAGTTTTCTTTGGGTATTTTTGCTATTCACAAGTACTACTTATACATTTTGACGATCATTACTGTAAATTTATTTAGCATATTAGGATGGTCAAACTCTGTATTAATAATGGGACTTCCAATTGATTTACAAGCAGTTTTTAATGCATTGCCAACCATTATTCTTACTTTGGCGACTGTTCATTTATTAAGCTACTCATCTCTTCAAAAATTCGTTAAATAA
- a CDS encoding acyltransferase family protein: MSYQSSLVAENPTTDKLQKFEGFDFLRAIFAIAIVAYKTKVFHIPEILIANSWTYALSAYILSGMFGALAVPVFLQISLFLFYYKSTNLGISYFIKTRLPKLISLYAFWVGAITIFDILFVGKLEAIQRATSSVKLFGEFIVSGNNTPYFFFFSLIFLTTLAAILNSFISRREKRSTKLIINYSLLFLSSTLIFVFSSIESISNYIGLQGTYIKVINNIIHWDYNPLNFLPYIFTPIITTQEYQEGKLNKLNKWLKIKLTILFCLSLIFFVLEWVLTSSHFLVQVDQSPLDHYMRLSLVFGSWLLLYLAILSKYQAPRLIKFISKYSLGIYGFHVFFIFKGAFNFDTIFTSILLLQIIINFLIILGLSVLLSWIFRRYKWSKTFI; encoded by the coding sequence ATGAGCTATCAATCAAGCTTAGTTGCAGAAAATCCAACTACAGACAAGCTACAAAAATTTGAAGGATTTGACTTCCTTCGGGCTATTTTTGCGATCGCTATAGTTGCATATAAAACAAAAGTTTTCCATATCCCAGAAATTCTGATAGCAAATAGTTGGACTTATGCTTTAAGTGCATATATATTAAGTGGAATGTTTGGTGCTTTAGCAGTTCCAGTATTTCTTCAAATTTCTCTTTTCCTCTTCTATTACAAAAGTACAAATTTAGGAATTAGCTATTTCATCAAAACTCGTCTACCTAAGCTGATATCCCTTTATGCATTTTGGGTAGGAGCAATCACCATTTTCGACATCCTATTTGTAGGTAAACTTGAAGCAATACAGAGAGCTACATCATCAGTTAAGCTTTTCGGCGAATTTATAGTTAGTGGTAATAATACACCATATTTTTTCTTCTTCTCTTTGATTTTTCTAACTACTCTTGCTGCAATTTTAAATTCATTTATTAGTAGACGTGAAAAGAGATCAACCAAATTAATTATCAATTACTCTCTACTATTTCTTTCGTCTACACTAATATTTGTTTTTTCATCGATTGAATCAATTAGCAATTATATAGGATTGCAAGGGACTTATATCAAAGTTATTAATAATATTATTCATTGGGACTATAATCCTTTGAATTTTCTACCCTATATATTTACACCAATAATTACTACACAAGAATATCAAGAGGGAAAGTTAAATAAGCTCAACAAATGGTTAAAAATCAAACTAACTATATTGTTTTGCTTATCATTAATATTTTTCGTTTTGGAGTGGGTTCTTACAAGTAGTCATTTTCTTGTTCAGGTCGATCAATCGCCTTTAGATCACTACATGAGACTTTCTCTTGTTTTTGGTTCTTGGCTTCTATTATATCTTGCTATCTTATCAAAGTATCAAGCACCTAGACTTATTAAATTTATTTCAAAGTATTCCCTAGGTATTTATGGATTCCATGTTTTCTTTATATTTAAAGGGGCATTTAATTTTGATACTATTTTTACTTCCATACTCTTATTACAAATTATTATAAACTTTCTGATAATTCTAGGATTATCAGTTTTATTGTCTTGGATTTTTAGAAGATATAAATGGTCAAAGACATTTATATAA